The window TGGTGCTGGTTCAACGGGTGCAGATGGATTTGGTTCTCCAACAGCAATCTCGTTAGATATCATTTCATTAAATTTTTCATGTACTATTACTTGGCCAGTCATCCAGGGATGAACCATACAAAAGTAAGAATAAGTTCCTGTTTTATCAAAAGTGTATTCAAAAGTATTTCCAGACATAAACAAACTAGAATCAAAGATTCCATCGGGGGTAACATCTTTGCCACTAGTAACGGTGTGTGCTGCAGTATCATCATTGCTCCACATTACAGTATCATCAACTTGAATTTCTATTGAATCAGGAGAGTAGCATGTGGATGTAGTTTCACAGCCAGGTGATGATACGCCTTGTGGAATGGAGACAGTTACAGTCTGTGGTGCTACAGGCATTGCCATTACAGGTTTTTCAGGAACTGGCACAGGTTCTGGAGACTTGGCCTCAGATGTTGCACTAACAGAATAAGTTACAGTGAATGGAGTTGGATTCTTTGTGTGAATTGCAAGTGCGTTACCTGAAAACTCCCAGCTTCCCATTGCATTTGCTGGATCTACAAAAATTAATTCATAAACAGTTTTTCCATCTATAGTCCAAGTCTTTTCAGGTTTATCATCAGGGCCTATTGGACCTTTGAGTGCAACTAGTTGAATTGGTTCAGATGCAGAGTATGATACAATACCAGAATACATGTTACTTGATGGTGCCNNNNNNNNNNNNNNNNNNNNNNNNNNNNNNNNNNNNNNNNNNNNNNNNNNNNNNNNNNNNNNNNNNNNNNNNNNNNNNNNNNNNNNNNNNNNNNNNNNNNNNNNNNNNNNNNNNNNNNNNNNNNNNNNNNNNNNNNNNNNNNNNNNNNNNNNNNNNNNNNNNNNNNNNNNNNNNNNNNNNNNNNNNNNNNNNNNNNNNNNNNNNNNNNNNNNNNNNNNNNNNNNNNNNNNNNNNNNNNNNNNNNNNNNNNNNNNNNNNNNNNNNNNNNNNNNNNNNNNNNNNNNNNNNNNNNNNNNNNNNNNNNNNNNNNNNNNNNNNNNNNNNNNNNNNNNNNNNNNNNNNNNNNNNNNNNNNNNNNNNNNNNNNNNNNNNNNNNNNNNNNNNNNNNNNNNNNNNNNNNNNNNNNNNNNNNNNNNNNNNNNNNNNNNNNNNNNNNNNNNNNNNNNNNNNNNNNNNNNNNNNNNNNNNNNNNNNNNNNNNNNNNNNNNNNNNNNNNNNNNNNNN is drawn from Candidatus Nitrosarchaeum limnium SFB1 and contains these coding sequences:
- a CDS encoding blue (type1) copper domain-containing protein — its product is MYSGIVSYSASEPIQLVALKGPIGPDDKPEKTWTIDGKTVYELIFVDPANAMGSWEFSGNALAIHTKNPTPFTVTYSVSATSEAKSPEPVPVPEKPVMAMPVAPQTVTVSIPQGVSSPGCETTSTCYSPDSIEIQVDDTVMWSNDDTAAHTVTSGKDVTPDGIFDSSLFMSGNTFEYTFDKTGTYSYFCMVHPWMTGQVIVHEKFNEMISNEIAVGEPNPSAPVEPAPTNEPAPEPTLTPVEPVPEPTEKRTGPLEVTIATGSSTPGCDSTNECYLPYQAEINSGESIKWTNTDSAAHTVTSGKDATSDGNFDSGMMIPKNTWEHMFDNPGEYDYFCMLHPWMAGKVVVN